In Streptomyces sp. NBC_01551, one DNA window encodes the following:
- a CDS encoding C40 family peptidase — protein MASHRRPKQPNRARVTFLTATAAAAVALSAHGASAAPAKPSKDEVKAKVDALYEEAEQATEKFNGAKERQEKLEKEIGQLQDRVARGQDELNQLRNTLGSMASAQYRSGGVDQSIALFLSADPDDYLDKAATLDQLTGKQVESVTKIQAKQRSLAQERQEAAGKLADLDATRKELGEKKKVTADKLAEAQALLNTLTAQERAQLKDDEAKSSRASRSEGERAPDLGDVKPSGRAGAALAAAKTKLGSAYISGYEGPTAFDCSGLTQWAYKQAGVNISRTTFTQVNDGTRIGRSQLQPGDLVFFYGDLHHVGLYAGNNMTLHASNPRGGVKYESMDNMPFQFGVRVG, from the coding sequence GTGGCGTCCCACCGTCGACCCAAGCAGCCGAACCGCGCCCGTGTGACCTTCCTCACCGCCACGGCGGCGGCGGCGGTCGCCCTCTCGGCCCACGGCGCCAGCGCCGCCCCGGCGAAGCCGAGCAAGGACGAGGTCAAGGCCAAGGTCGACGCCCTCTACGAAGAGGCGGAGCAGGCCACCGAGAAGTTCAACGGGGCCAAGGAGCGCCAGGAGAAGCTCGAAAAGGAGATCGGGCAGCTCCAGGACCGGGTCGCCCGCGGCCAGGACGAGCTCAACCAGCTTCGCAACACGCTCGGTTCGATGGCCAGCGCCCAGTACCGCAGCGGCGGCGTGGACCAGTCCATCGCCCTCTTCCTCTCCGCCGACCCGGACGACTACCTCGACAAGGCCGCCACGCTCGACCAGTTGACGGGCAAGCAGGTCGAATCGGTCACGAAGATCCAGGCCAAGCAGCGCAGCCTCGCGCAGGAGCGCCAGGAGGCCGCCGGCAAGCTCGCCGACCTCGACGCCACCCGCAAGGAGCTCGGCGAGAAGAAGAAGGTCACGGCGGACAAGCTCGCCGAGGCCCAGGCCCTCCTCAACACCCTGACGGCGCAGGAGCGCGCACAGCTCAAGGACGACGAGGCCAAGTCCAGCCGCGCCAGCCGCAGCGAGGGCGAGCGCGCCCCCGACCTCGGCGACGTGAAGCCCTCCGGTCGCGCGGGCGCCGCGCTCGCCGCCGCCAAGACCAAGCTGGGCAGCGCGTACATATCCGGCTACGAGGGCCCCACCGCCTTCGACTGCTCCGGGCTGACGCAGTGGGCGTACAAGCAGGCCGGCGTCAACATCAGCCGCACGACCTTCACGCAGGTCAACGACGGCACGCGCATCGGCCGCAGCCAGCTCCAGCCGGGCGACCTGGTCTTCTTCTACGGAGACCTGCACCACGTCGGCCTGTACGCGGGCAACAACATGACGCTGCACGCCTCGAACCCGCGCGGCGGCGTCAAGTACGAGTCGATGGACAACATGCCGTTCCAGTTCGGCGTCCGCGTCGGCTGA
- a CDS encoding Lrp/AsnC family transcriptional regulator gives MITAIVLIKTSVDRIPEIAESIAALDSVSEVYSVTGTYDLIALVRVARHENLADIIPGRISKIPGVEATDTHVAFRTYSQHDLEAAFAIGLDA, from the coding sequence GTGATCACCGCGATCGTGCTCATCAAGACCAGCGTGGACCGCATCCCCGAGATCGCCGAGTCCATCGCCGCGCTGGACAGCGTCAGCGAGGTCTACTCCGTCACCGGTACGTACGACCTCATCGCCCTGGTCCGCGTGGCCCGCCACGAGAACCTGGCGGACATCATCCCGGGCCGCATCAGCAAGATCCCGGGCGTCGAGGCGACGGACACCCACGTCGCGTTCCGCACGTACTCCCAGCACGACCTGGAAGCTGCCTTCGCCATCGGCCTGGACGCGTAG
- a CDS encoding NYN domain-containing protein, whose protein sequence is MVEPASGAEPADAAGDAADALDRPLPEGVRRRVIALVSDAFGGLTVADLPAQLRQYARFTPTRRAKFAGNAMAAAVETDAVFRGRVAEKLREAQAELATALESGAPPAAADPLDVAAAAYVLRPAGWVKLVAAAGEEAQRADAERADEESRRELDRLREELAHVRELQRTGGEQVRAELDAARREAESLQRKLRSALSDVKRGEAALRKVTAEIDGFRAEAAAQVAAAESESRRLKSRLAEVETALETSRRATREGRSIEDMRLRLLLDTVLDAAAGLRRELALPPVSTRPADTVDAVEPGRMTPKDIAARALSETDPALLDQLLALPQAHLVVDGYNVTKTGYPTMPLEKQRLRLLGGLSMLAAQTGAEMTCVFDGAELAAPVLLAPPRGVRVLFSKAGVTADELIRQLVRAEPAGRPVVVVSTDREVADGVAKAGARPVTSALLLKRLSRVS, encoded by the coding sequence ATCGTGGAGCCAGCAAGCGGCGCTGAGCCGGCCGACGCGGCCGGCGACGCCGCCGACGCGCTCGACCGCCCGCTGCCCGAAGGGGTGCGGCGCCGGGTCATCGCGCTCGTCTCGGACGCGTTCGGCGGACTGACGGTCGCGGACCTCCCGGCGCAGCTGCGCCAGTACGCCCGCTTCACCCCGACCCGGCGCGCCAAGTTCGCCGGGAACGCGATGGCGGCGGCGGTGGAGACGGACGCCGTCTTCCGCGGCCGCGTCGCCGAGAAGCTGCGCGAGGCCCAGGCGGAACTGGCCACCGCGCTGGAGTCCGGCGCCCCGCCCGCCGCCGCCGACCCCCTGGACGTGGCGGCCGCCGCGTACGTCCTGCGCCCGGCCGGCTGGGTCAAGCTGGTGGCCGCCGCAGGCGAGGAGGCCCAGCGGGCCGACGCCGAGCGGGCCGACGAGGAGAGCAGGCGCGAACTGGACCGGCTCCGCGAGGAACTGGCCCACGTACGGGAGCTGCAGCGCACCGGCGGTGAGCAGGTGCGCGCCGAGCTGGACGCGGCGCGCCGGGAAGCGGAATCGCTTCAGCGCAAACTGCGCAGCGCCCTCAGCGACGTCAAGCGGGGCGAGGCCGCGCTGCGCAAGGTCACCGCCGAGATCGACGGCTTCCGGGCGGAGGCCGCCGCGCAGGTGGCGGCCGCCGAGAGCGAGAGCCGGCGGCTCAAGTCCCGCCTGGCGGAGGTGGAGACGGCGCTGGAGACCTCCCGCCGGGCCACCCGCGAGGGGCGCAGCATCGAGGACATGCGGCTGCGGCTGCTGCTCGACACCGTGCTCGACGCGGCCGCCGGGCTGCGCCGCGAGCTGGCGCTGCCGCCGGTGTCGACGCGGCCCGCGGACACCGTCGACGCGGTGGAGCCGGGCCGGATGACCCCGAAGGACATCGCGGCGCGGGCCCTTTCGGAGACCGACCCGGCGCTGCTGGACCAGCTGCTGGCGCTGCCCCAGGCGCATCTGGTGGTCGACGGCTACAACGTGACGAAGACGGGCTATCCGACGATGCCGCTGGAGAAGCAGCGGCTGCGGCTGCTGGGCGGGCTGTCGATGCTGGCCGCGCAGACGGGCGCGGAGATGACCTGCGTCTTCGACGGGGCGGAACTGGCGGCCCCGGTGCTGCTCGCGCCGCCGCGCGGGGTGCGGGTGCTGTTCTCCAAGGCCGGGGTGACGGCGGACGAGCTGATCCGCCAGCTGGTGCGCGCCGAGCCGGCGGGGCGGCCGGTGGTCGTGGTCTCCACGGACCGCGAGGTCGCCGACGGCGTGGCGAAGGCCGGGGCCCGTCCGGTGACGTCCGCCTTGTTGCTGAAGCGGCTTTCGCGCGTTTCGTAA
- a CDS encoding aminotransferase class V-fold PLP-dependent enzyme produces MSASLNAAATAATVAASACEPGCATEPLAVLGRDVTVPLVTGGEVTYAALDYAASAPALQRVWDDVAAYAPYYGSVHRGAGYLSQLSTDLFEQSRVTVAEFLDCRPSDQVVFTRSTTDSLNLLAAVLPADCQVFVFETEHHASLLPWTNARVTYLNAPRTPAEAVATLERALADRDPYGPALVCVTGASNVTGELWPVRELAAAAHAHGARIVLDAAQLAPHHPVSVRELDVDWVAFSGHKLYAPFGSGVLAGRADWLQEAEPYLAGGGASRKVARREDGGVDVEWHTTAARHEAGSPNVIGVYSIASACKALTEAGFESLVERERHLIAKVREGLAEVPAVRVLSLFGDDAPRVGVISFVVDGWNSSHFAAALSAEYGIGVRDGLFCAHPLVRTLLGSEPQAQGECGAPEAAPGERSLNAIRVSFGAGTPDEHVDRFVRAVRELVADGAKWQYRTEEGRCVPAV; encoded by the coding sequence ATGTCCGCATCCCTGAACGCCGCCGCCACCGCCGCCACCGTCGCCGCCTCCGCTTGCGAGCCCGGCTGTGCCACCGAGCCGCTCGCCGTCCTCGGCCGCGACGTCACCGTCCCGCTCGTCACCGGCGGCGAGGTCACCTACGCCGCCCTCGACTACGCGGCCAGTGCCCCCGCGCTCCAGCGGGTCTGGGACGACGTGGCCGCGTACGCCCCGTACTACGGCAGCGTGCACCGCGGTGCGGGCTACCTCTCCCAGCTGTCCACGGACCTCTTCGAGCAGAGCCGGGTCACCGTCGCCGAGTTCCTCGACTGCCGTCCGTCCGACCAGGTGGTCTTCACCCGGTCCACCACCGACTCCCTGAACCTGCTCGCCGCCGTGCTGCCGGCCGACTGCCAGGTCTTCGTCTTCGAGACCGAGCACCACGCCTCGCTGCTGCCGTGGACGAACGCCCGGGTCACCTACCTCAACGCGCCGCGCACCCCGGCCGAGGCCGTCGCGACGCTGGAGCGGGCCCTCGCCGACCGCGACCCGTACGGCCCGGCGCTGGTCTGCGTGACCGGCGCGTCCAACGTCACCGGTGAGCTGTGGCCGGTCAGGGAGCTCGCCGCCGCCGCGCACGCCCACGGGGCGCGGATCGTGCTCGACGCCGCCCAGCTGGCCCCGCACCACCCCGTCTCGGTGCGGGAGCTGGACGTGGACTGGGTCGCCTTCTCGGGGCACAAGCTGTACGCGCCGTTCGGCTCGGGCGTGCTGGCCGGCCGGGCGGACTGGCTCCAGGAAGCCGAGCCGTACCTCGCGGGCGGCGGCGCCTCGCGGAAGGTGGCCCGCCGCGAGGACGGCGGCGTCGACGTCGAGTGGCACACCACGGCCGCCCGCCACGAGGCCGGCTCCCCGAACGTGATCGGCGTCTACTCGATCGCCTCGGCGTGCAAGGCCCTGACGGAAGCCGGGTTCGAGAGCCTCGTCGAGCGGGAGCGCCACCTCATCGCGAAGGTCCGCGAGGGCCTGGCGGAGGTTCCGGCGGTGCGGGTCCTGTCCCTCTTCGGGGACGACGCGCCGCGCGTCGGCGTCATCTCGTTCGTGGTGGACGGCTGGAACAGCTCCCACTTCGCCGCCGCGCTGTCCGCGGAGTACGGGATCGGCGTCCGCGACGGCCTGTTCTGCGCGCACCCGCTGGTGCGCACGCTGCTGGGCAGCGAGCCGCAGGCCCAGGGCGAATGCGGTGCCCCCGAGGCGGCCCCGGGCGAGCGCTCCCTCAACGCCATCCGCGTCAGCTTCGGCGCCGGCACCCCCGACGAGCACGTCGACCGCTTCGTCCGCGCGGTGCGGGAACTCGTCGCGGACGGCGCCAAGTGGCAGTACCGCACGGAGGAAGGCCGCTGCGTGCCGGCCGTCTGA
- the trpD gene encoding anthranilate phosphoribosyltransferase gives MNVVTPAGGDSVAARGWPGLLDALLTGHDLGADDTAWAMDRIMRGEATDAQIAGFVVALRAKGETVEEISGLVGSMYEHANLIEVPGRTVDIVGTGGDGAKTVNISTMSAIVVAGTGAKVVKHGNRAASSASGSSDVLEKLGVNLDLTPAGVVRVAEEAGITFCFAVKFHPALRHVAAARKELGIRTLFNFLGPLTNPARVRAQATGVADPRVAPIVAGVLAERGSSALVFRGDDGLDELTTTATSRVWWVRDGGVQERPFDPRDVGIALVDVAELRGADASYNADVARRLLAGETGPVRDAVLLNSAAALVALDPSAASLEEQIAAGIARAAESIDSGAARAALERWVAASNA, from the coding sequence ATGAACGTTGTGACCCCGGCAGGCGGCGACAGCGTGGCGGCCCGCGGCTGGCCGGGCCTCCTCGACGCCCTGCTGACCGGCCACGACCTCGGCGCGGACGACACGGCCTGGGCCATGGACCGGATCATGCGCGGGGAGGCCACCGACGCCCAGATCGCGGGCTTCGTGGTCGCGCTGCGCGCCAAGGGGGAGACCGTCGAGGAGATCAGCGGCCTCGTCGGGAGCATGTACGAACACGCCAACCTGATCGAGGTGCCGGGCCGGACGGTGGACATCGTCGGTACCGGCGGCGACGGGGCCAAGACGGTGAACATCTCCACGATGTCGGCGATCGTCGTGGCCGGCACGGGCGCCAAGGTCGTCAAGCACGGCAACCGGGCCGCGTCCTCCGCGAGCGGGTCCTCGGACGTCCTGGAGAAGCTCGGCGTCAACCTGGACCTGACCCCCGCCGGGGTGGTGCGGGTGGCAGAGGAGGCCGGGATCACGTTCTGCTTCGCCGTGAAGTTCCACCCGGCGCTGCGGCACGTGGCCGCCGCCCGCAAGGAGCTGGGCATCCGGACCCTGTTCAACTTCCTCGGCCCGCTGACCAACCCGGCGCGGGTACGGGCCCAGGCGACCGGGGTGGCCGACCCGCGGGTCGCGCCCATCGTCGCGGGCGTGCTCGCCGAGCGGGGCTCCTCCGCGCTGGTCTTCCGCGGCGACGACGGCCTCGACGAGCTGACGACGACCGCGACCTCCCGGGTGTGGTGGGTCCGCGACGGCGGGGTGCAGGAGCGGCCGTTCGACCCGCGCGACGTGGGGATCGCCCTGGTCGACGTCGCGGAGCTGCGGGGCGCGGACGCCTCGTACAACGCGGACGTCGCCCGCCGGCTGCTGGCCGGGGAGACGGGCCCGGTGCGCGACGCGGTGCTGCTGAACTCGGCGGCGGCGCTGGTGGCGCTGGACCCGTCGGCGGCGTCGCTGGAAGAGCAGATCGCCGCCGGGATCGCCCGTGCGGCCGAGTCCATCGACTCGGGTGCGGCGCGGGCCGCGCTGGAGCGCTGGGTGGCGGCGAGCAACGCGTAG
- a CDS encoding rhomboid family intramembrane serine protease: MIVRWRAVREAARGPVITHALIATCCVVFLMGPASGLNPSYGTGDQLLATGTAYFRRWGVVPDELFAGSARALLTPLTALFVHGSWLHLLGNMLFLYVFGAMTEERMGRPEFLCFTVCTGYLALAAYAAANASSDQTLVGASGAISAVLGAFLCLFPRARVTSLFPFLLFLPLRFPAWLVLLFWFALQWLAAHRAESGPGVAYLAHLVGFSLGFLYAWVRYRRATRVRRPATATEGDSQP, from the coding sequence ATGATCGTAAGGTGGCGGGCCGTCCGTGAGGCCGCGCGGGGCCCGGTGATCACCCACGCCCTGATCGCGACGTGCTGCGTGGTGTTCCTGATGGGCCCGGCCTCGGGCCTGAACCCGTCATACGGGACGGGCGACCAGCTGCTGGCGACGGGGACGGCCTACTTCCGGCGCTGGGGCGTGGTCCCGGACGAGCTCTTCGCGGGCTCCGCGCGGGCCCTGCTGACCCCGCTGACCGCGCTGTTCGTCCACGGCAGCTGGCTGCACCTGCTCGGGAACATGCTGTTCCTCTACGTCTTCGGCGCGATGACGGAGGAGCGGATGGGCCGACCGGAGTTCCTCTGCTTCACCGTCTGTACGGGCTACCTCGCCCTCGCGGCGTACGCGGCGGCCAACGCCTCCTCGGACCAGACCCTGGTCGGGGCGTCCGGGGCGATCTCGGCGGTGCTGGGCGCGTTCCTGTGCCTGTTCCCGCGGGCGCGGGTGACGAGCCTGTTCCCGTTCCTGCTCTTCCTGCCGCTCCGGTTCCCGGCGTGGCTCGTGCTGCTGTTCTGGTTCGCCCTCCAGTGGCTGGCGGCGCACCGCGCGGAGAGCGGCCCCGGGGTCGCCTACCTCGCCCACCTGGTGGGCTTCTCGCTGGGCTTCCTCTACGCGTGGGTGCGCTACCGGCGTGCGACTAGAGTGAGGCGACCAGCGACGGCCACCGAGGGAGACAGCCAACCGTGA
- a CDS encoding ferredoxin, translated as MTYWDPIPTVRALVGRPHPLWRGDRVSRDWSGPAPDGWEQRDWRGVPGPFYAANSDNCLTGRQCAPDHVTYDDHGSEFVYRQPRTPAEVHALTCAAECEPFGSYGGDGDAHWTPESVRDWWRNRARVREWAVGVGWGPWATAPSDWMNDAAGGARAYVAHIDGDLGEYLRGYLFRLREGRPARVGEGLPGL; from the coding sequence ATGACGTACTGGGATCCGATACCGACCGTCCGGGCGCTGGTGGGCCGTCCGCATCCGCTGTGGCGGGGCGACCGGGTGAGCCGCGACTGGTCCGGACCGGCCCCCGACGGTTGGGAGCAGCGGGACTGGCGCGGCGTTCCGGGTCCGTTCTATGCGGCCAACTCCGACAACTGCCTCACCGGACGGCAGTGCGCGCCCGACCACGTCACGTACGACGACCACGGGAGCGAGTTCGTGTACCGCCAGCCCCGGACGCCCGCGGAGGTGCATGCGCTGACCTGCGCCGCCGAATGTGAACCGTTCGGCTCGTACGGCGGTGACGGCGACGCGCACTGGACGCCGGAGTCCGTCCGGGACTGGTGGCGGAACCGGGCACGGGTGCGCGAGTGGGCCGTGGGGGTCGGGTGGGGTCCCTGGGCGACCGCCCCGAGCGACTGGATGAACGATGCCGCCGGCGGAGCACGGGCGTACGTGGCCCACATCGACGGGGACCTCGGGGAGTACCTGCGCGGGTACCTCTTCCGGCTCCGGGAGGGTCGCCCGGCCCGGGTCGGCGAGGGGCTGCCCGGGCTCTGA